The Mytilus trossulus isolate FHL-02 chromosome 13, PNRI_Mtr1.1.1.hap1, whole genome shotgun sequence genome has a segment encoding these proteins:
- the LOC134694852 gene encoding uncharacterized protein LOC134694852, whose protein sequence is MDNSLTNPWMSNLWSAEGIGNIDGGQVRVGPFANWRYQTQDRRYVPLTRNGGSGRDYFPADCYRNIIRESRNSRILEPLAATNRNLEACHNYAHATIGGTMNDIDVSPNDPVFYLHHCYVDKVWQDFRDNSKSVIGDDFEFDYPITSDVFHQPNRAMGNLNEFTNIMGYLKIFDERITRYAPSPGEITCTRNSDCQSPQFLRCSSGRCIPILRSSSSPFGRRKKRDVEYEDDEYKSVMDSSYQNSFVIDGEADVSQWAFIPVTLMYIRPMGQHFGCNPVRNGSIDDNDDIYSNDKSSQLWDYFKPGVDKRRVSDSQSGATKFFVQSDGISYKGRYIDYGIIDTRQMVYETVAYVGVKNPRSGSATSYVSVYDLHGHVCQPRCIDRSSKTLFYKKCSGVIKLTKEEPQMYGDDIAESVRYRYTYNFDGNKPTSNYRDIFLQFVCEYGAEYPWKDCSSV, encoded by the exons ATGGACAACAGTTTAACTAATCCATGGATGTCCAATTTATGGTCTGCTGAGGGTATTGGTAATATTGACGGGGGCCAGGTTAGGGTGGGACCATTTGCGAACTGGCGATATCAAACACAGGACCGACGGTATGTCCCTCTCACAAGAAATGGCGGATCAGGAAGAGACTACTTTCCGGCAGATTGTTACAGAAACATAATACGTGAAAGCAGAAACTCTAGAATATTGGAACCATTGGCTGCTACTAATCGTAACTTAGAGGCGTGTCATAATTATGCACACGCCACTATTGGTGGCACGATGAACGATATTGATGTTTCTCCAAATGACCCGGTGTTTTACTTGCATCACTGCTATGTAGACAAAGTGTGGCAAGATTTCAGAGACAATTCAAAATCTGTTATAG GTGATGATTTCGAATTTGATTATCCAATTACATCTGATGTATTCCATCAGCCAAACCGAGCAATGggtaatttaaatgaatttacaaaTATCATGGGGTATCTCAAAATTTTCGATGAAAGAATAACCCGTTATGCGCCATCTCCTGGAGAAATCACGTGCACACGTAACTCTGACTGTCAAAGTCCTCAATTTTTGAGATGCTCATCTGGACGTTGTATTCCAATTTTGCGTAGTTCGTCATCACCCTTTGGGAGAAGAAAAAAACGTGACGTAGAGTACGAAGATGACGAATATAAATCTGTTATGGACAGTTCATATCAGAACAGTTTTGTGATTGATGGAGAAGCTGATGTAAGTCAATGGGCCTTCATTCCAGTCACTTTGATGTATATCAGACCGATGGGCCAACATTTCGGTTGCAATCCTGTACGAAATGGTAGTATAGATGACAACGATGATATCTATTCAAACGACAAATCCTCACAATTATGGGATTATTTTAAACCAGGAGTAGACAAAAGACGGGTTTCCGATTCTCAATCTGGAGCAACCAAGTTTTTCGTACAATCCGATGGTATATCGTACAAAGGTAGATACATCGATTATGGTATCATTGATACACGGCAGATGGTATACGAAACAGTCGCTTATGTTGGTGTAAAAAATCCTCGAAGTGGATCTGCAACATCTTATGTGAGTGTTTATGATCTTCACGGCCATGTCTGTCAGCCACGGTGTATAGACAGATCGTCCAAAAcacttttttataaaaagtgttCCGGCGTTATCAAATTGACGAAAGAAGAACCCCAGATGTATGGTGACGACATTGCCGAATCAGTCAGGTACAGGTATACGTACAACTTTGACGGAAACAAGCCTACAAGTAATTATCGAGATATATTTCTTCAATTTGTTTGTGAGTATGGAGCAGAGTATCCATGGAAAGACTGTAGTAGTGTTTAA
- the LOC134694909 gene encoding uncharacterized protein LOC134694909, with amino-acid sequence MADSKFCAGCQRSDEDITAVAWCSDCSELVCKACSRVHEKMSPPHKVVQMKEIQQLSSSLFKLSKNCKNHPGQKIILYCCQHDQVICDSCVPISHHHCKSIISIERAARGVKDGTAIFDLERRLSNLYQVTENILSQKETTLVDLEKNRNKIKKRVSEIKQNIIDHLDRLEADIHKDIDSRYKTCTEMVSRNRNSFQSSSDSLSTWKSDLHSLKQHSSEIHLFQLVKFLDAKTYKKELEIRDIQAATVPILKYHPPEFESNISKLVPDLGTITVENVQVQMPLLDIDQQGQFLVRDERKLSLKHSFPTTKLGNEGIIIRGCFITDDRLLLCQYIYKPLIVCKLDGSISSVIDLDDKPLNMSLYDKNHAVVSVGGKGIQIIDLTSLKPGRIIKVEGNCGGITCVKDKIWVKNQPHTLTIVDINGKVLKVIQTTFDPDQICANQDGDIYCTDTKSNKVYVVTSDGKEREIYNSPDLEPANGVAVDDRGDVYVTRCFSNNIHRISNDGQKHDIVLTADDGINGPTLLSYNNESKELLVVNNFNRSINIYKT; translated from the coding sequence ATGGCGGACAGTAAATTCTGTGCTGGTTGTCAGCGCAGTGATGAAGACATTACAGCTGTAGCTTGGTGCAGTGATTGCAGCGAACTTGTATGTAAGGCGTGTTCCAGAGTTCACGAAAAGATGTCCCCACCTCACAAGGTAGtacaaatgaaagaaatacaACAACTCAGTTCTTCACTCTTCAAATTGTCCAAGAACTGCAAGAATCATCCTGGTCAAAAGATAATACTGTACTGCTGTCAACATGACCAAGTAATCTGCGATTCATGTGTTCCGATATCACATCATCATTGCAAGTCTATCATTTCAATTGAAAGAGCAGCTAGAGGCGTGAAAGATGGCACTGCTATTTTTGATCTAGAGAGAAGGCTTTCCAATCTATATCAAGTTACAGAGAACATACTGAGTCAAAAAGAGACAACACTtgttgatttagaaaaaaatcgaaACAAAATCAAGAAAAGGGTGTCGGAAATCAAGCAGAACATTATTGATCATTTAGATAGGTTAGAAGCAGATATTCATAAAGACATTGATTCTAGGTATAAAACCTGTACTGAGATGGTGTCCCGAAACAGAAATAGCTTCCAGTCCAGCTCAGACTCCCTGTCTACATGGAAAAGTGATCTACATTCACTGAAGCAACATTCATCAGAAATCCATTTATTCCAGTTGGTAAAATTTTTAGATGCAAAAACTTACAAGAAAGAATTGGAAATCAGAGATATCCAAGCAGCTACTGTTCCGATTCTAAAATATCATCCGCCAGAATTCGAGTCGAACATTAGTAAACTAGTCCCAGACTTAGGTACAATAACGGTAGAAAATGTCCAAGTCCAAATGCCTTTACTAGATATTGATCAACAAGGTCAATTTCTCGTTAGAGACGAAAGAAAGTTATCACTGAAACATTCATTTCCGACCACGAAATTAGGAAATGAAGGAATAATCATAAGAGGATGCTTTATTACTGATGATAGGTTACTACTCtgtcaatacatatataaaccACTTATTGTTTGTAAACTTGATGGATCGATCTCAAGCGTGATAGATTTGGATGATAAACCACTAAATATGAGCTTATATGACAAAAACCATGCTGTCGTATCTGTTGGTGGTAAAGGTATCCAGATCATCGACCTGACATCATTGAAGCCTGGGAGGATAATTAAAGTTGAAGGAAACTGTGGCGGAATCACCTGTGTCAAGGATAAGATCTGGGTAAAAAATCAACCTCACACTCTAACCATTGTGGATATCAATGGTAAAGTTCTTAAAGTTATACAAACAACGTTTGATCCTGATCAAATCTGTGCTAATCAAGATGGTGATATCTATTGTACTGACACGAAAAGTAATAAAGTATACGTCGTTACATCAGATGGAAAAGAACGTGAGATATACAACAGTCCTGACCTGGAACCTGCTAATGGTGTAGCTGTAGATGACCGTGGGGATGTTTATGTAACAAGATGTTTTTCAAACAACATACATAGAATATCTAATGATGGACAGAAACATGACATCGTCTTGACAGCAGACGATGGTATCAATGGACCGACCCTTTTATCTTACAACAATGAATCAAAAGAACTGTTAGTCGTAAACAACTTTAATAGATctatcaacatttataaaacataa